A stretch of DNA from Acidobacteriota bacterium:
AATCTAAGCTGCCATAACAACCGGAGGTGTATATGAGCGCAACACTGTCACAACGTGAAAAGATGTATCGGGCGTATTGCGAGTATTTCGATACGGCGGAAAAGAAACGCCGCTGGAATCCATTCAGCGACGTTCCTTGGGAAAAAATGAACTCCGCCCTTAACACGGAAGAGGATGCTGTCTGCCTGGAGACGTTTTGTGGGGTGGAACTGTATGTCCCCGATTACACCTCGAATGCCTTCAAGATGACCAGAGATTTGTTTGGCGCGGCCTGGTTCGAAGCCAGTTGGGGATACGAAGAATCAAAGCATGCGCTGGTTTATCGGGAATACCTGGTTCGTTCCGGGATGCGCACGGAAGAGCAGTACAATGCGTTTGAGGACAAGATTTTTGGCAAGGTTTGGCAACTGCCGTTTTATACCCGGCGGCAAATGAATTGTTACGGCGCGTTACAGGAATCGGCCACCTATCTGATTTATGCCGCTCAACGAGATAAGGCCAAACGCAACGGCAATGAGTTGCTGGAACGAATTTATTTTCTGGTCAGCCGGGACGAAGCCGCGCACAGAGGCTTTTACCAGAAAATCATGCAGTTTGAATTGCAGGAAGATTACGAAGGCGCATTGGCGGATTTGGCCCACGTGGTGTTCAACTTTTACATGCCCGGCCTTGGGTTGATTCCGGAATACGACGACCGTTTGCAAGTCGAGGGCGTTGGGATTACGCCGCAGTACTTTTTGCAACACGGAGTTTTCCCATTGTTGCGGGCGCTGGGAACCAGTCGCAGCGAATTGTTCAAAGCGTATCGTCGCAAACAAAATGAATTGGCTTCCAAGACAACCGAAGAATTTTCCGCTGTGAAATTAACGGCGGAAGCTGCTGAGTTGGTGGCCTGAACTTCGCGGTTGCCAGCAGGGATTGTTGAATTTGGACATAGCCCGCCAAAAGATCAGTCTCCAAGCGTCCGATGGTCGCCAGCTTTCTGCTCGCTGGTGGCAGGGAACTCAATCTGCCGAACGGAGCGTGGTGTTCGTTCCTGCGCTTGCCGCTCCGCAGGAGTATTTGAACTTCTTTGCTGCTTTTCTGGCCAAGCGCGGTTGGGGCGTGTTGACGTTTGATTATCGAAGCGTCGGCGGCTCGCGCGATGCAAGTTCCGATTCCCTGGTCACGCTTGATGATTGGGTGAACCTGGATTTGCCTGCCGCCGTGGCTGAAGTGAAGCAACGAGCCAACCCGAAATTTCTGGGCGCAATCGCGCACAGCATCGGTGGTCAATTGCTTGGACAAAGCCCTGTTCGCCACGATATTAGTGGCGCGCTGCTTCTCTCTTCTCAGCGCGGCATTCCGAAACTCTACAAAGGCGTCGGCAGAGTACGCATCGAATATGCGTATGCTGTGTTTCCTCTGCTGATCGGATTGATGGGACGCCTGCCGGTTTCCTCCTACACCTTCCCGACAGAATGTTCAGGACGCGCGGTCAATCAATGGATCAAGTGGGGCCG
This window harbors:
- a CDS encoding acyl-ACP desaturase, whose amino-acid sequence is MSATLSQREKMYRAYCEYFDTAEKKRRWNPFSDVPWEKMNSALNTEEDAVCLETFCGVELYVPDYTSNAFKMTRDLFGAAWFEASWGYEESKHALVYREYLVRSGMRTEEQYNAFEDKIFGKVWQLPFYTRRQMNCYGALQESATYLIYAAQRDKAKRNGNELLERIYFLVSRDEAAHRGFYQKIMQFELQEDYEGALADLAHVVFNFYMPGLGLIPEYDDRLQVEGVGITPQYFLQHGVFPLLRALGTSRSELFKAYRRKQNELASKTTEEFSAVKLTAEAAELVA
- a CDS encoding alpha/beta fold hydrolase yields the protein MNLDIARQKISLQASDGRQLSARWWQGTQSAERSVVFVPALAAPQEYLNFFAAFLAKRGWGVLTFDYRSVGGSRDASSDSLVTLDDWVNLDLPAAVAEVKQRANPKFLGAIAHSIGGQLLGQSPVRHDISGALLLSSQRGIPKLYKGVGRVRIEYAYAVFPLLIGLMGRLPVSSYTFPTECSGRAVNQWIKWGRSGIFTQISGANVEPRFAEFTRPLTAVTISDDELYAPAEAVEALTRVYQSADVRRELVRPHDYEMERIEHFGFFHRHASRKLWESAEGWLRDLENRASQHR